The proteins below are encoded in one region of Streptomyces roseirectus:
- the hflX gene encoding GTPase HflX, giving the protein MTSSSSPSQDTQRAAHSYADGLRADALMEEDVAWSHTIDEERDGDQFDRSERAALRRVAGLSTELEDVTEVEYRQLRLERVVLVGVWTTGTALDAENSLAELAALAETAGAFVLDGLVQRRDKPDAATFIGSGKAQELRDIVLESGADTVICDGELSPGQLIALEDVVKVKVIDRTALILDIFAQHAKSREGKAQVALAQMQYMLPRLRGWGQSLSRQMGGGKGGGLATRGPGETKIETDRRRIREKMAKMRREIAEMKTGREIKRQERKRHKVPSVAIAGYTNAGKSSLLNRLTGAGVLVENALFATLDPTVRRAETPSGRLYTLADTVGFVRHLPHHLVEAFRSTMEEVGESDLIIHVVDGSHPAPEEQLAAVREVITDIGATAVPEIVVINKADAADPLTLQRLLRIEKRSIAVSARTGEGIAELLALIDDELPRPSVEVEALVPYTHGKLVARAHTEGEVISAEHLVEGTLLKARVHEELAAELAPYVPTPAA; this is encoded by the coding sequence ATGACCTCCTCTTCTTCCCCTTCCCAGGACACCCAGCGCGCCGCGCACTCCTATGCCGACGGTCTTCGGGCCGATGCCCTGATGGAAGAGGACGTCGCCTGGAGCCACACGATCGACGAGGAGCGGGACGGCGACCAGTTCGACCGCTCCGAGCGCGCGGCCCTGCGCCGCGTGGCGGGCCTCTCCACCGAGCTCGAGGACGTCACCGAGGTCGAGTACCGCCAGCTGCGGCTGGAGCGGGTCGTCCTCGTCGGCGTCTGGACCACCGGCACCGCGCTGGACGCGGAGAACTCCCTCGCGGAACTCGCGGCCCTCGCCGAGACGGCCGGCGCGTTCGTGCTCGACGGCCTGGTCCAGCGCCGCGACAAGCCCGACGCCGCCACCTTCATCGGCTCCGGTAAGGCCCAGGAACTGCGCGACATCGTCCTGGAGAGCGGCGCCGACACGGTGATCTGCGACGGCGAGCTGAGCCCCGGCCAGCTGATCGCCCTCGAAGACGTCGTCAAGGTCAAGGTCATCGACCGTACGGCCCTGATCCTTGACATCTTCGCCCAGCACGCCAAGTCCCGTGAGGGCAAGGCGCAGGTCGCGCTCGCGCAGATGCAGTACATGCTGCCGAGGCTGCGCGGCTGGGGTCAGTCGTTGTCCCGGCAGATGGGCGGCGGCAAGGGCGGCGGCCTCGCCACCCGAGGCCCCGGTGAGACCAAGATCGAGACGGACCGGCGCCGGATCCGCGAGAAGATGGCGAAGATGCGCCGGGAGATCGCGGAGATGAAGACCGGCCGCGAGATCAAGCGCCAGGAGCGCAAGCGCCACAAGGTGCCGTCCGTCGCCATCGCGGGCTACACCAACGCCGGCAAGTCCTCGCTGCTCAACCGGCTCACGGGCGCGGGCGTCCTGGTCGAGAACGCCCTGTTCGCGACCCTGGACCCGACCGTCCGCCGTGCGGAGACCCCGAGCGGGCGCCTCTACACCCTGGCGGACACGGTCGGCTTCGTCCGGCACCTGCCGCACCACCTGGTCGAGGCGTTCCGCTCCACCATGGAGGAGGTCGGCGAGTCCGACCTGATCATCCATGTCGTGGACGGCTCGCACCCCGCCCCGGAGGAGCAGCTGGCCGCCGTCCGCGAGGTGATCACGGACATCGGCGCCACCGCCGTCCCCGAGATCGTCGTCATCAACAAGGCGGACGCCGCCGACCCGCTCACGCTCCAGCGGCTGCTGCGGATCGAGAAGCGCTCCATCGCGGTCTCCGCGCGCACCGGCGAGGGCATCGCCGAGCTGCTCGCGCTGATCGACGACGAGCTGCCGAGACCGTCCGTCGAGGTCGAGGCGCTCGTGCCGTACACGCACGGCAAGCTGGTCGCGCGCGCCCACACCGAGGGCGAGGTGATCTCCGCCGAGCACCTTGTGGAGGGCACGCTGCTCAAGGCCCGGGTCCACGAGGAGCTGGCCGCGGAACTCGCGCCGTACGTGCCGACGCCGGCGGCCTGA
- a CDS encoding M1 family metallopeptidase — translation MLRSARTEAPVTAGPEAPVTAGPSTDAPGRPRARRLARTALLASAISLCLVAASAPPEQLGVGDRLFPYLGNPGYDVASYDLDFTYPGSNDKPLRAVTTIDAWTTQRLERVNLDFAHGDVDAVEVDGEPASYARVGDDLVVTPARALPEGSWTRITVRHTSDPVPPEDGEGGWVRTSDGLAMANQADAGHLVFPCNDHPSDKAMFTIRVTAPDGYTAVANGLPTGVDRARGATTWTYRTQHPMATELTQVSIGRSAVLRREGPHRLPVRDVVPVKDRDVLEPWLAKTPDQISWMESKVGAYPFETYGLLMADVSTGFELETQTLSLFEKGLFTEPGYPAWYVESIMVHELAHQWFGDSVSPRTWSDLWLNEGHATWYEALYAEERAGRTLEARMKAAYGASDRWRAAGGPPALPKGPEPGQKISIFRPVVYDGAALVLFALREVIGRPAFERLERAWVTGHRDGVASTADFVRLAERVSGRDLTAFFDAWLYSTTTPPMPGHPDWTSQAPAKTKLAARHGRP, via the coding sequence ATGCTGCGCAGCGCCCGAACCGAAGCTCCCGTGACCGCCGGCCCCGAAGCCCCGGTGACCGCCGGCCCCTCGACCGACGCCCCCGGCCGCCCCAGAGCCCGCCGCCTCGCCAGGACGGCCCTCCTCGCCTCCGCGATCTCCCTGTGCCTCGTCGCCGCGAGCGCGCCCCCCGAGCAACTGGGCGTCGGGGACCGCCTGTTCCCGTACCTCGGCAACCCCGGCTACGACGTCGCCTCGTACGACCTGGACTTCACCTACCCGGGCAGCAACGACAAGCCCCTGCGCGCGGTGACGACGATCGACGCCTGGACGACGCAACGGCTGGAGCGGGTCAACCTGGACTTCGCGCACGGCGACGTCGACGCGGTGGAGGTCGACGGCGAACCGGCGTCCTACGCGCGCGTGGGCGACGACCTCGTGGTCACCCCCGCGCGCGCCCTTCCGGAGGGCAGCTGGACGCGGATCACCGTCCGGCACACGAGCGACCCGGTGCCCCCCGAGGACGGCGAGGGCGGCTGGGTGCGGACCTCCGACGGACTCGCGATGGCCAACCAGGCGGACGCCGGACACCTGGTGTTCCCGTGCAACGACCACCCCTCCGACAAGGCGATGTTCACCATCAGGGTGACCGCCCCCGACGGCTACACCGCCGTCGCCAACGGCCTCCCCACGGGCGTCGACCGCGCGCGCGGGGCGACGACATGGACGTACCGCACGCAGCACCCCATGGCGACCGAGCTGACCCAGGTCTCCATCGGCCGCTCGGCCGTCCTGCGCCGCGAGGGGCCGCACCGACTGCCCGTCCGGGACGTCGTCCCCGTGAAGGACCGCGACGTCCTGGAGCCGTGGCTGGCGAAGACGCCGGACCAGATCTCCTGGATGGAGTCGAAGGTCGGGGCGTACCCGTTCGAGACGTACGGCCTGCTCATGGCGGACGTCAGCACCGGGTTCGAGCTGGAGACGCAGACCCTGTCGCTGTTCGAGAAGGGCCTGTTCACCGAGCCCGGTTACCCCGCCTGGTACGTCGAGTCGATCATGGTCCACGAGCTCGCGCACCAGTGGTTCGGCGACAGCGTCAGCCCGCGCACGTGGTCCGACCTGTGGCTCAACGAAGGGCACGCCACCTGGTACGAGGCCCTGTACGCCGAGGAGCGGGCGGGCCGCACGCTGGAGGCGCGCATGAAGGCCGCGTACGGGGCGTCCGACCGCTGGCGCGCGGCCGGCGGCCCGCCCGCGCTCCCCAAGGGCCCCGAGCCCGGCCAGAAGATCAGCATCTTCCGCCCGGTCGTCTACGACGGCGCCGCCCTCGTCCTGTTCGCGCTGCGCGAGGTGATCGGCCGCCCGGCGTTCGAGCGCCTGGAGCGAGCCTGGGTGACCGGCCACCGCGACGGCGTGGCGAGCACCGCCGACTTCGTCCGCCTCGCCGAACGCGTCTCCGGCCGCGACCTCACCGCCTTCTTCGACGCCTGGCTCTACAGCACGACGACCCCGCCGATGCCGGGCCACCCGGACTGGACGTCCCAGGCCCCGGCCAAGACGAAGCTGGCGGCACGGCACGGGCGGCCCTGA